TGAGGGCCGCACCCCAGATGCCGACGCGGGTGTCCGCCGCCGGCGACGGGGTCGTGACGGGGGCCGCGGACGCGGCACGCGGGTCGGTGAGCGCGGCGGCGGCGACCGCCGGAACGGTCGCGAGGACGGTGCGCCTGCTGATGGGACGTGCACTCCGGGACATCGGCTGATGATCTCACATCTACCGATGCCCCGGGGGTACGCGCAGGTCAGGCGGCCGGCGTCGAACGCTGACCGTAGACGTTCTGGTAGCGGTCGTAGAGCGAGTCGATGTGGTGCTGCGGCAGCGGCTGGACCGGGCCGCGAAGCGTGGCGAAGTGCACGGTGCGCGCCACGTCCTCACACATCACCGCGGCCTTGACCGCGGCCTTCGCGTTCTTGCCGATGGTGAACGGCCCGTGGCTGCGCATCAGCACGGCCGGCGAGCGGTGGCCGGAGAGCGTCTCGACGATGCCCTTGCCGATGTCGTCGCTGCCGATCAGCGCGAACGGGCCGATCGGGATCGGGCCGCCGAACTCGTCGGCCATCGCGGTGATCACGCACGGGATCTCCTCGCCGCGCGCGGCCCAGGCGGTCGCGTACGGGCTGTGCGTGTGCACCACGCCGCCGACCTCGGGCATCGCCCGGTAGACGTACGCGTGCGAGTCGGTGTCGCTGGACGGGCCGTGCGCGCCGTCGACGACCGTGCCGTCCAGGTCGCAGACCACCATCGACTCCGGCGTCAGGTCGTCGTAGGAGAGACCACTCGGCTTGATCACCATGAGGTCGGCGCCGGGCACCCGGGCCGAGACGTTGCCGCTGGTCCACGTGACGAGGCCCCAGCGGGTCAGCTCGGAGTGCAGCAGGCACACCTCGGCCCGCAGCTTGGCCACGGTCTCGGTCAGCGAGGTCGGGATGGTCATGAATTCACCGCCTGGTTACGGATGGCGCGAAGCCGGTGGAGGGACTTGCTGCTCCGGCCGAACTGTTCGTGGAGCTCGGTGTAGATCTCGTAGAGCGCGTCGTACGCGTCCGCGCGGGCCGGGTCCGGCGTGTAGACGTCCCGGCGGATCTTGCCCATCGCGGCGGCCGCGGCCCGGATGTCCGGGTACGCGCCCGCGGCGACCGCGGCGTGGATCGCGGAGCCGAGCGCGGGCCCCTGGTCGGAGTCGATCAGGTGCAGCGGCCGGCGCAGCACGTCGGAGTAGATCTGCATCAGGAACTCGTTCTTCAGCAGGCCGCCCGCGACGATGAACTCGTTCACCGGCACGCCGGACGCCTCGAACGCGTCGACGATGGTGCGGGTGCCGAACGCCGTCGCCTCGATCAGCGCGCGGTAGACGTCCTCCGGCCGGGTGGCCAGCGTCTCGCCGATGATCACGCCGGACAGGTTGTGGTCGACCAGCACGGACCGGTTGCCGTTGTGCCAGTCCAGCGCGACCAGGCCGTGCGCGCCGACGGCCTGCCGGGCGGCGAGCGACGTGAGGTATCCGTGCAGCGAGACGCCCGCCGCGGCGGCGGCCTGCGCGTAGGAGGCCGGGACGAAGTTGTCGACGAACCAGCCGAAGATGTCGCCGACGCCGCTCTGACCGGCCTCGTAGCCGTACAGACCGGGGATGATCCCGTCCTGGACGACGCCGCACATGCCCGGCACCTCGGCGAGCCGGTCGGAGCTCATGATGTGGCAGGTGCTGGTGCCCATCACGGCGAGCATCTGGCCGGGCTCGACCGCGGCCGCGGCCGGCGCGGTGACGTGCGCGTCGACGTTGCCGACCGCGACCGCGATGCCCTCGGGCAGCCCGGTCCAGGCCGCGGCCTCCGCGGAGAGCGTGCCGGCCAGCCCGCCGAGCGGCGACAGGTCGAACCGGAGCTTGTCGACGAAACCGCCGAAGCTGGGGTTCAGCGCGGCCAGGAACTCGGTCGACGGCCAGTCGCCGTCCTGGTAGATGCCCTTGTAACCGGCGGTGCAGATGTTGCGCGACTCGACGCCGGTCAGCTGCCAGACGATCCAGTCCGCGGCCTCGATCCACCGGTCGGCCCGCGCGTAGACCTCCGGGTCCTCCTCCAGCACCTGGAGGCCCTTGGCGAACTCCCACTCCGAGGAGATCTTGCCGCCGTACCGGTTGATCCAGGGCTCCTTGCGCTCATGCGCGAGCGCGTTGATCCGGTCGGCCTGCGGCTGGGCCGCGTGGTGCTTCCATAGCTTGACGTAGGCGTGCGGCCGGTCCGCGAACCCGTCGACCTCGTTCAGCGGCGTGCCGTCCGCGAGCGTGGGCAGCACGGTGCAGGCGGTGAAGTCGGTGGCGATGCCGATCACCGAGGAGGCGGGCACGCCGGCCGCGGCCAGCGCCGCCGGCACGGTGACGCGCAGCACCTCACGGTAGTCCTCCGGCACCTGCAGCGCGGTGTCCGGCGCGAGCCGCACGGTCGAGCCGGGCAGCGTGCGCTCCACGACCGCGTGCGGGTATTCGTGGACGGCGCTGGCCAACTCGGCGCCGTCGGAGACGCGGACCACGACGGCGCGCCCGGATAGCGTGCCGTAGTCGACACCGATCACCACGCGATCGCTGTTAGCGCTCACAACAAGTCCTTCACTGGTCGATGAAACGGGCGGTGCTGGATCGGATCGCCAGCCGCGCGGGCACGATGTCGCGCAGCGCGTCCGGCGGGTGGTCCGGCCGGGCGGAGTCGAGCTGCGCCAGCAGCATACGCATGCTGCGCCGCCCGACTTCGGTGAAATCCTGGGTGACCGTGGTCAGCGGCGGCGGGAAGAACTCCGCCTCGGGTATGTCGTCGAAGCCGACCACGCTGACGTCCTCCGGCACCCGGATGTCGGCCTCGCGCAGTGCCCGGAGCGCGCCGAGCGCCATCTGGTCGTTGCCGACGAAGATCGCGGTTATCCGGCCCGGCTCCGCGCGTGCGAGCGCGGCCAGCTCCGCGCCGGCCTGGTAGCCGGAGCGCGGGCTCCAGTCGCCGCGGATCGGCGGCGGCACCGGCGCGCCGGCCGCGGTGAGCGCGGACCGCCAGCCGCGCACCCGGGCGTCCGCCTCCAGCCAGTCGGCCGGGCCGCCGATGTGCCAGACCGTGCGGTGGCCGAGGTCGAGCAGGTAACGGGTGGCGAGCGCGCCGCCGCCGGCCTGGTCGACCGCGACGATCGGCACGTCGCCCGCGTTCGGCCCCTCGACCGCGACGACCGGCAGCCCGAGCGGCATGTCGGTGATGGCCTCGATCGCGGCCTGCTGCGGCGCCAGCACGATGTAGCCGTCGACGGACTGGGCGGCCAGGTAGTCCAGCGCCTCCCGGACCGTCTCCCGGGTGATGCTCTTGAGGCTGACGATCGAGACGAAGTATCCGGCCTCGCGGGCCGCCTGCTCGATGCCGTAGAGCGTGCTGGCCGGGCCGAACAGCGTGGTGTCGAACGCGACCACGCCGAGCGTCTGGGTGCGGCTGGTGACGAGCGCGCGCGCCGAGAAGTTGCGCCGGTAGGCCAGCTCCTCGATCGCGGCGAGCACGCGGTCCCGCGTCTCCGGCCGGACGTTGGGGTGCTCGTTGAGCACCCGGGAGACCGTCTGGTGGGAGACGCCGGCGAGGCGCGCCACGTCGGCCATGATGGGCGGGCCGGAGGTCCGTCTGCGCGGCATGCGCGGTTCACCGCCTCCCGAAATCCGCCGTTCACAGCGCCGTGATGTGGGGAACATTGTTAGCGCTAACATCCGAGGTCGTCAAGGGCTGGTTTTACGGATCGCGACGGCCGACACGCACCCTGCGAGAACAGAGCGGATTCACGATCATCAAAACCCCTCGGCGGTACGCGCAGAGGCCCCCGGCCCGGCGACGCGCGCCGGACCGGGGGCAACCCCAGCGGAAGGACTACAGGGCCGGGTAGGCGTTGTTCATCAGCTCGGTCAGCTGCGCCGGGAAGAACGCGCCGGAGATCGGGGCGTTCGGCAGCGCGCCGCTCATGCTGTTGCCGTTCCGGGCGTTACCGGTGTAGGTCGGGTCGCACATCCGGTCGAAGCCCTTGCCCTCGGTGTTCGGGATGAGCTCGCTGGAGCCGTCCGACTCACCCGGCGGCTTGACCCAGACGTACGCGTCGATGCCCGGCTCCGGGGCCGCCTTCGGCCGCTCGCCCAGGCCCGCACCGGACTGGTTGCACCAGTTGCCGGCGTGGATGCGACGGTCGACGCGGGACTCGTTGACCCAGGTGTCCATCACGGTCGACGTGCTGGCCGCGGTCGGCCGGTTCGGGCCGCCCCAGCCGTTGCGGCTGGTGTCGATCAGCATGCCGATGTCCGAACGGAAGCCCTTGGCGATCAGCTCGTTGCGGAACGCCTGCGCGAACGACAGCTCGTCCGTGTAGAAGTTCCAGTCCACCCACTTCGACTGCCGCACGGACTGGCCGTTGACGGTGCTGGTGATGGTGACGAACGGCTCCTTCAGCGCGGAGTAGTTCGCCGTGTTCGTGATGAAGCCGTGCACGTTGGCCACGGTGCTGCCGGAGGCGTTGGCGGCCTGGGCGAACAGCGTCGCGGTCGGGCCGAAGTTGGTGTCCCAGCCGATCCAGCCGTGGTGCGCCGCGTCGATGTAGTTGTAGACGTTGCCGATCGGGCCCAGCTTGGCCAGCGCGTAACCGACGCCCTCGACGTACCCGTTGTTGGCCTTCATCGTGCGGCACATCTCGGTGCCGGCCGCGCCGTCGACGTTCGTCACCAGGTTCGGCAGCGAGTCGATCTCGACGATGTTGATGATCCGCAGGTTCTTGTACTTCGGGTCCGCCTGGATCGCCGCGATCGGGTCGATGTACTGCGTCTTGTACCTCGGCAGCTCCGTCGGGCCGAGCTCACCGTTGGAGGCGAGCGCGGCACAGTCCCGGCCGGGCAGGTTGTAGATGACGAACTGGATGTAGCCCGCGCCCTGCGCCAGCGCCGCGTCCAGGTGGTCACGCACGCCCATCGAGCCGTTCGAGCTGCTGCCCTCGGTGCCCTCGATGGCCGCGATCCGGTCGATCCAGACGGCCGTCGGGTTGCTGGAGATCCGGCTGCCGCCGGCGACCGACTCCGCCTTCGCCTTCCACTCCGGGTTCACGTAGCCCTGCGCGCCCACGTAGGGGTTGTCGACCTTCTGGCCGGCCGGGGTCGACGGGCCGGGCGTGGTCGGGCCCGGCGTCGGCGTGCCCGGGTTGCCGGTCGGCGTCGAGGTCGGCGTGCCGGCGACCGCGCCGGTGCAGACCGTGCCGTTCAGCGAGAACGAGGTCGGCGCCGTGTTGGTGCCGGAGTAGGTGGCCTGGAAGCCGGGGTTCACCGACGCGTTCGTGCCGAGCGACGCGGCCCAGGACGGGTTCCGCACCGTCACCGAGGTGCCGGACTGGCTGATCTCACCGTTCCAGCCCTGGGTCACCTGCTGGTTGCCGGCCCAGGTCCAGGTGATGTTCCACCCGCTGGTGATCGGGTCGCCGAGGTTGGTCACCGTCAGGTTGCCGGTGAAGCCGCTGTTCCACTGGTTCACGGTGTAACTGACCCGGCAGCCCGCGGCCGCGCTGGCCTGCGAGGCGGCCACGACGATGCCGGTGGTGCCGAGCGCGAGCGCGGTGACGGCGGTCAGGCCGCGGCGCCATCGCTGCGAAGAACTCGTCATGCTGATTTTCTCCTAGGTTGTCGCAGATAGCCGAGGGCGCACTGATTTCCGCTCGGCACGGCGTGACGTCCGCGGGGTGCGAGAGACCGCGGGAGAAACACCGGTTGACCTGCCCGACCGACCCGGACGGCGAGCAACACACGAAGGGGGTCCGGCCCGCCTCGCGATCGGTGAGACACCGCTCGCGTGCCCTGTGGCGGCCGTGCGCATCGGCTCCGGATGCGACTGCCGTGAGTTTTGCATGGGAGGGCTCCCATGCACAAGAGATGACGAAACGATTACCGCATCGTTGCACGTCAACGTGTCGAAACAGACGAACGTCCATTTCAACTGGCCAGCGCGTCGCCGACACTGTGGACGGTCGATGTGCCAACCACCCGGACGAACCTTGTGACGCGCCGAAACCGTGCACTAACTTCGATGTTGGCCGGATCGTCGGCACGGCCGCAAGGGAGTGACGTGCTTCCACTCGTGATACCGCCGGGCACCGTGCTGCGGCTGGCCAGGGACGAGCAGCGCGCCGGCGTGTGGCCGATCTGGATCCGGATCGACCGGCTGGGCCTGCGGGACGACCGCTGGCAGCTCGTCGAGGGGCATCAGCTCGCGGACGACGGCACGCCGATGGGCAGCGTGCAGGTCTGGGCCGCCCTGGACGCACTCCGGAGAGGACTCGGATGACCACCACGCTGTACGGGCCCGTGTTCCGCGCCGACCCGCACGCGGTCTACCGCACCATGCGCGAGGAGGCGCCGGTGCACCGCGTCGAGCTGGCCGGCGGCGTGGAGGCGTGGCTGATCACGCGGTACGACGACGCGAAGGCCGCGCTCACCGACCCGCGCCTGGTCAAGGGCGTGCTGCACCCACCGAACCGGATGGGCATCCCGGCGGACGTGCACTCCGCGATCACGCACCACATGCTCTCCGCGGACCCACCGGACCACACCCGGCTGCGGCGGCTGGTCTCGGCCACGTTCACGCCGCGCCGGATCGACGCGCTGCGGCCGCGGATCACGGAGCTGACCGGCGAGCTGCTGGACGCGATGCACGGGCTCGGCGAGGCGGACCTGATCGAGACGTTCGCGTTCCCGCTGCCGATCGCGGTGATCTCCGAGCTGCTCGGCGTGCCGGTGGAGGACCGGGACTCGTTCCGCGACTGGTCGAACCTGGTCACCTCGCCCGGCGAGCGGCGCGCCGAGTCGCCCCGCGCGGTGCTCGCGCTGCACGGCTACGTCCAGGAGCTGATCGCGCGGAAGCGGAAGGCGCCCGGCGACGACCTGCTCTCCGGCATGCTCGCGGTGCGCGACGACGGCGACCGGCTGACCGAGGACGAGCTGGCCTCCACCGTCTTCCTGCTGCTCATCGCGGGGCACGAGACCACGGTCAACCTGATCGCGAACGGCGCCTACCGCCTGCTCGAGACGCGGGAGCGCTGGGTGGAGCTGCGGGCGCGGCGCGAACTGCTGCCGTCCGCGATCGAAGAATTCCTGCGCTTCGACAGCCCGGTGCAGACCAGCACGCACCGGGTCAGCACGGCGCCGCTGACGATCGGCGGCGTGGACGTCCCGGCCGGCGCGACGGTGCTGATCAGCCTGCTCTCGGCGAACATGGACGGCGCGCGCTACCCGGACCCGGAGCACCTCCGGCTGTCCCGGACCGGCACGCCGCACCTCGCGTTCGGCCACGGCATCCACTACTGCCTGGGCGCGCCGCTGGCCCGGCTGGAGGCGCAGATCGCGTTCACCGGCCTGCTCGACCGCTTCCCGGAGCTGCGGATGGCGTTCTCCCCGGCGGAGCTGACCTGGCGGCCCGGCGCGCTGATCCACGGCCTGGAGGCACTGCCGGTGAGCGGCCTCGCCCCGCGTCACCCGTGACCGCCGGCCCGGTCGCCGGGCACGGGCGTGTCCCGGTGGCCGGCCGGGCCGAGCTGAGGGCGGGCCCGACCTTCGCGGAGTGGCTGGCCGGGCGAGACAAATGACCTAGGGTGGATACGCCGGGCACGTAACAGGACGGCGACAACCGGTATATCGGGACGACACCTGCCCACGACAGCCTGAATCGCTCATTCCGTGGGCGGTGGGCGGACGGGAGCAGGGCGGGCGTGGATCTGAACACGATCTCCGAGGTCGTCACGGTGCGGGACGCGCCGGATCTCGCCGCGTGGCGGCCCGGCGACGCCTGGCTGGGCGGCGGCACCTGGCTCTTCTCCGAGCCGCAGCCGCACCTGCGCCGGCTGATCGACCTGCCGGGTCTGCGCTGGCCGGCGCTGACCGTCACGGACGAGGGCCTGGAGATCGCCGCGACCTGCACGCTGGCGGAGCTGCACGCGTTCGCCGCGCCGGACGACTGGCCCGCCGCCCGGCTCTTCCCGCGGGCGTGCCGCGCGCTGCTGGGCAGCTTCAAGATCTGGAACGCGGCCACGGTCGGCGGCAATCTCTGTCTGGCGCTGCCGGCCGGGCCGATGATCTCGCTGACCGCCGCGCTGGACGGCGTCTGCACGGTCTGGGGCCCGTCCGGGCCGCGCACGCTCGACGTCCTCGACTTCGTCACCGGCCCGCAGCGGAACGCGCTGCGCCCCGGTGAGCTGCTGCGCTCGGTGCGGTTGCCGGTCGCGGCGCTGCGGGCACCGACCGCGTTCCGGCAGGTCTCGCTGAGCCCGGTGGGCCGGTCCGCCGCGCTGCTGATCGGGCGGCGCACGGCCGGGCTGGAGCTGACCGTGACCGCGTCCGTGGTCCGGCCGCTGCGCCTGTCGTTCGGGACGCCGCCGGCCGCGGCCGAGCTGCGCGAGGCGATCGCCGCGATCCCGGCCGAGAGCTACCACGACGACGTGCACGGCTCGCCCGCCTGGCGGCGGCACATGACGTTCGAGCTGGCCGAGGGGATCCGTCATGAGCTATTCGATTGACGGCACCGGGACCACCGCGACGCCGCGCCCCGGGCAGTGCCTGCGCACGTTCCTGCGCGAGCAGGGCGCGACCGGCGTGCGCAAGGGCTGCGACACGGGTGACTGCGGCGCCTGCACGGTGTGGCTGGACGGCACGCCGGTGCACAGCTGCGTGACGCCCGCGTTCCGGGCCCGGGGCCGCGAGGTGACCACGGTGGCGGGCCTGGCCGACGGTGACGACCTGCACCCGGTGCAGCGCGGGTTCCTGGAGGCGCAGGGCTTCCAGTGCGGGTTCTGCACCAGCGGCATGATCATGACGGCGGCCGCGCTGAGCGACGCCCAGCGCGCGGACCTGCCGCACGCGCTCAAGGGCAACCTGTGCCGGTGCACCGGGTACCGCGCGATCGAGGACTCGATCAACGGCGTACGGCACGTGGCGGAGCCGGAGCCGGGCCACGCCGCCGGCCACAACGCACCGGCGCCGGGCGGCCGCGCGATCGTCACCGGCAAGGCGCTGTTCACGCTGGACCTGCCGCCGAACGGGCTGTTGCACATGAAGCTGCTGCGCTCGCCGCACGCGCACGCCCGGATCGTGGCGATCGACACCAGCGCGGCGCTGGCCGTACCCGGGGTGCGCCTGGTCCTGACGCACGAGGACGCGCCGAAGCGGCTCTACTCCAGCGCGCGGCACGAGCACATGACGGACAACCCGGACGACACGCGCGTGCTGGACGACGTGGTCCGGCACGTCGGGCAGCGGGTGGCGGCCGTGGTGGCGGAGACCGTGGCCGCGGCCGAGGAGGGCGTGCGCGCGCTGGTCGTCGACTACGAGGTGCTGCCCGCCGTCCTCGACCCGGAGCTGGCGATGCGGCCCGGCGCGCCGGTGATCCACGACAAGCCGGCCGAGGAGTCGCGGATCGCGTTCCCGGAGCGGAACACGGTCGCGGAGATCCACGGCAACCTGGGCGACGTCGCGGCCGGCTTCGACGAGGCGGACGTGATCTACGAACAGATCTTTCACACCCAGCGGGTACAGCACGCGGCGCTGGAGACGCACGGCTGCGTGGCCTGGGTGGACGAGCACGGCGCGCTCACCGTGCGGACCAGCACGCAGGTGCCGTTCCTGACCCGGCAGGCGCTCTGCGCGGTGTTCAACCTGCCGCCGGAGCACGTGCGGGTGCTCACCGTGCGGGTCGGCGGCGGCTTCGGCGGCAAGCAGGAGATGCTGGTCGAGGACGTCGCCGCGCTCGCCGCGCTGCGGCTGGGCCGGCCGGTGCAGCTGGAGCTGACGCGCGAGGAACAGTTCACCGGCACGACCAGCCGGCACCCGATGGCCATCTGGGTACGGGCCGGTGC
This genomic window from Catenuloplanes niger contains:
- a CDS encoding L-ribulose-5-phosphate 4-epimerase, whose translation is MTIPTSLTETVAKLRAEVCLLHSELTRWGLVTWTSGNVSARVPGADLMVIKPSGLSYDDLTPESMVVCDLDGTVVDGAHGPSSDTDSHAYVYRAMPEVGGVVHTHSPYATAWAARGEEIPCVITAMADEFGGPIPIGPFALIGSDDIGKGIVETLSGHRSPAVLMRSHGPFTIGKNAKAAVKAAVMCEDVARTVHFATLRGPVQPLPQHHIDSLYDRYQNVYGQRSTPAA
- a CDS encoding ribulokinase, yielding MSANSDRVVIGVDYGTLSGRAVVVRVSDGAELASAVHEYPHAVVERTLPGSTVRLAPDTALQVPEDYREVLRVTVPAALAAAGVPASSVIGIATDFTACTVLPTLADGTPLNEVDGFADRPHAYVKLWKHHAAQPQADRINALAHERKEPWINRYGGKISSEWEFAKGLQVLEEDPEVYARADRWIEAADWIVWQLTGVESRNICTAGYKGIYQDGDWPSTEFLAALNPSFGGFVDKLRFDLSPLGGLAGTLSAEAAAWTGLPEGIAVAVGNVDAHVTAPAAAAVEPGQMLAVMGTSTCHIMSSDRLAEVPGMCGVVQDGIIPGLYGYEAGQSGVGDIFGWFVDNFVPASYAQAAAAAGVSLHGYLTSLAARQAVGAHGLVALDWHNGNRSVLVDHNLSGVIIGETLATRPEDVYRALIEATAFGTRTIVDAFEASGVPVNEFIVAGGLLKNEFLMQIYSDVLRRPLHLIDSDQGPALGSAIHAAVAAGAYPDIRAAAAAMGKIRRDVYTPDPARADAYDALYEIYTELHEQFGRSSKSLHRLRAIRNQAVNS
- a CDS encoding LacI family DNA-binding transcriptional regulator: MPRRRTSGPPIMADVARLAGVSHQTVSRVLNEHPNVRPETRDRVLAAIEELAYRRNFSARALVTSRTQTLGVVAFDTTLFGPASTLYGIEQAAREAGYFVSIVSLKSITRETVREALDYLAAQSVDGYIVLAPQQAAIEAITDMPLGLPVVAVEGPNAGDVPIVAVDQAGGGALATRYLLDLGHRTVWHIGGPADWLEADARVRGWRSALTAAGAPVPPPIRGDWSPRSGYQAGAELAALARAEPGRITAIFVGNDQMALGALRALREADIRVPEDVSVVGFDDIPEAEFFPPPLTTVTQDFTEVGRRSMRMLLAQLDSARPDHPPDALRDIVPARLAIRSSTARFIDQ
- a CDS encoding glycoside hydrolase family 6 protein — its product is MTSSSQRWRRGLTAVTALALGTTGIVVAASQASAAAGCRVSYTVNQWNSGFTGNLTVTNLGDPITSGWNITWTWAGNQQVTQGWNGEISQSGTSVTVRNPSWAASLGTNASVNPGFQATYSGTNTAPTSFSLNGTVCTGAVAGTPTSTPTGNPGTPTPGPTTPGPSTPAGQKVDNPYVGAQGYVNPEWKAKAESVAGGSRISSNPTAVWIDRIAAIEGTEGSSSNGSMGVRDHLDAALAQGAGYIQFVIYNLPGRDCAALASNGELGPTELPRYKTQYIDPIAAIQADPKYKNLRIINIVEIDSLPNLVTNVDGAAGTEMCRTMKANNGYVEGVGYALAKLGPIGNVYNYIDAAHHGWIGWDTNFGPTATLFAQAANASGSTVANVHGFITNTANYSALKEPFVTITSTVNGQSVRQSKWVDWNFYTDELSFAQAFRNELIAKGFRSDIGMLIDTSRNGWGGPNRPTAASTSTVMDTWVNESRVDRRIHAGNWCNQSGAGLGERPKAAPEPGIDAYVWVKPPGESDGSSELIPNTEGKGFDRMCDPTYTGNARNGNSMSGALPNAPISGAFFPAQLTELMNNAYPAL
- a CDS encoding cytochrome P450 family protein, whose product is MTTTLYGPVFRADPHAVYRTMREEAPVHRVELAGGVEAWLITRYDDAKAALTDPRLVKGVLHPPNRMGIPADVHSAITHHMLSADPPDHTRLRRLVSATFTPRRIDALRPRITELTGELLDAMHGLGEADLIETFAFPLPIAVISELLGVPVEDRDSFRDWSNLVTSPGERRAESPRAVLALHGYVQELIARKRKAPGDDLLSGMLAVRDDGDRLTEDELASTVFLLLIAGHETTVNLIANGAYRLLETRERWVELRARRELLPSAIEEFLRFDSPVQTSTHRVSTAPLTIGGVDVPAGATVLISLLSANMDGARYPDPEHLRLSRTGTPHLAFGHGIHYCLGAPLARLEAQIAFTGLLDRFPELRMAFSPAELTWRPGALIHGLEALPVSGLAPRHP
- a CDS encoding FAD binding domain-containing protein; its protein translation is MDLNTISEVVTVRDAPDLAAWRPGDAWLGGGTWLFSEPQPHLRRLIDLPGLRWPALTVTDEGLEIAATCTLAELHAFAAPDDWPAARLFPRACRALLGSFKIWNAATVGGNLCLALPAGPMISLTAALDGVCTVWGPSGPRTLDVLDFVTGPQRNALRPGELLRSVRLPVAALRAPTAFRQVSLSPVGRSAALLIGRRTAGLELTVTASVVRPLRLSFGTPPAAAELREAIAAIPAESYHDDVHGSPAWRRHMTFELAEGIRHELFD